Genomic DNA from Desulfonema ishimotonii:
CCAGTTCATCTGGCAACTGGCCCCGATTCCGTCGAACAACTACCCCTATGCCCAGGAGTTGTGGCATTTGCAGGCCCTCAACTCTCTGCTCATGCAGACCTCGACCCTGGAGGGGAATTCCGCGTTTTTTCAGGCACTGAGCGGAATTTACGTGCTGGCCGGTGCGGGGTTCGGTGTCATCACCTATGCGGTTCTGGCGACGCTGGGGCTGCCGGTGATGCTGATTTACGGCGTGGTCCGGGGGCTGGGACAGAGTACGCCCCACGGGATGATTCTGGAGCTGGCCGGGGCGCTGCTGGGCCGGTTCTTCTTCCTGAAACGGTACGGGGCCATGTGGCGACAGTACGCTCCTGTTCTCCTGGCCGGATTCTCCTGCGGCATGGGGCTGACGGGCATGTTTGCCATGGGATTTACGCTGATTCTCAAGTCGCTGGGGCGGCTGGCGTATTAAATGCGGCGAAGGTGAAATTCGTAAAAATCAACTTGCGATATTATGAGATTTGTCATTTTTTATTAATTCTACTTTGTCAGATTCGTCTGTAATGAATTTGCAGGATATCAAGTTGTATGTAGTTAAAATTTTTGATGAAAATGCGACCGGTGATATTGATAGTCTGATCATGGGCCTTCAGTGGGTGCTGGACAGGGATATCAGGGGTGCATTGCCTTCCGCGATGATAATCCGCTGGTTCATCTGGTCGTTCAAATGGCATCCGAACAGGGATTGATTATAGTGGCTGCGGTAGGCAATCATTCTAACTGGATAAACGATGGCGGTGCAGGCGATGGCGGTGCAGGTGAGGGCGGTGCGGATGACGACGCTACCGGTGATTTGGACGCCTATCCGGTTATGTATCCGGCGGCCTATCCCGAAGTGATTGCCGTCGGTGCGCACGACTCTCTTGGTTATTTTGCTGATTTCTCAAATGACAGACCGGAACCGGATGTCACTGCGCCGGGCGTGAATGTTTTTTCCACGACGTTGGATGGCGGGTACGGAGCCTGGAATGGCACCAGCATGGCGCCCCCCATGTCACTGCCGGAATTGCAATGATGCTTTCGATCAATCCGAACCTTTCACTGGAAGAGATTAAAACGATTTTAAGAGACACGGCTGATGGTCGGCACATACAGTTAACACAGGCATTGGAATCTGCCCGGTTTTAGCTCCCATCATCATACCTGTCTATAAACCAAGGCACTTTCGAGAACTCGAAAGTGCCTTCGCTGTTTTTCCCCTGTCCTGAACTGCCATCAGATTTCAGGCCTGAATTTTGAAGCGGGGGCGTCCTATACTCAGCGCCGCCACAATTTGCGTTTTTGTTATTCCGAACGGATGTGAGGCGTCTGGGATTTCTCGCTCCGCCCGAAATGACAAAGGCTCATTTTATGACGGCAGGCAGTATGACACAGCTATGGGCAGCCCTTTAAAGAAAAACCACTGCGGACGGGTCCGGCTCCAGAACGATACGGTCTCCGGGAGAAGGCAGTGGCATTCCGCAGGGCAGGTGAAAAACCAGCTCATGGCCAGTTTCGGTGTACAGGCTCAGGCGATAAAACGGCCCCTGAAAGATGGCCTCCCGTACAATGCCACAGATTTTCATCTTATCCTCACAGGCCGGTGCATCGGCGAGGGATACAGGCCGAACCCCTTCGGGGCGCAACAGCACCGTCACGTTTTCTCCGATCCTGAATTTTTTACCGTCCGCGTTGAAATATCCGACGGGGGTTTCAACCCGTTCCGCCGAAACCGCACGACCTTCCAGCAGATTATGAAATCCCAGAAACCGGGCAACCGCAGGGGTGGCAGGCTGCGAATACAGCGTTTCCGGTCTGGCGATCTGCTGAATCCGGCCCCGGTCAAATACGGCAATCCGGTCCGCCACCGCAAAGGCCTCGGCATGATCGTGGGTTACAAAGATCGCGGTCACGCCCACGTTTTTGAGGATTCTGCGAAGCTCCGGCATCAGCCATTCCCGCAGGGCGCGGTCCAAGGCGCCCATGGGTTCATCCAGCATCAGCAGGCGGGGCTGGGGGGCCAGGCTCCGGGCCAGAGCGACCCGCTGCCGTTCGCCCCCCGAAAGCTGACCGATATCCCGGTGTTCAAATCCCGACAGCCCCACCAGTTCCAGCATCTCACGGACGCGGGCCGCGATTTCGGGCGGTGTCTTATTCTGCATTTCCAGGCCGAAGGCCACATTTCCAGCCACATTTTTATGGGGAAACAGGGCGTATTCCTGAAACATCATGCCGAAATTCCGGCAATGGGGGGGCACCGCCGTCATGTCTGCGCCGTCAAAGACCACCCGCCCCCGGTCCGGTCGTTCCAGACCGGCGATAATGCGGAGCAGCGTGGTTTTTCCGCACCCCGACGGCCCCAGCAGGCAGAGAATATGCCCCTGTTCCAGTGTCAGGCTCACCGCCCGCAGAGCGGCCTGCCCGTCAAATGCTTTAAAAATATCCGATATTTCCAGTAACGCCATGTGTGAATTTTCCTTTCAGAATTCCCCGGCCTGCCCGATCCGAGCCTTTTCCAGCAGCAGGAATCCGGTTGCCGTGACCAGCATGAGCAGGCTGCTCATGGCCATGGCCTGTCCGTAGTTCATGGCGCCGGGCTGTCCCAGAAAGCGGTAGATTGCCAGGGGCATGGTCGGGGTCTGGGGCCTCGCCACAAAAACCGTTGCGCCGAATTCGCCCAGACTGACCGTAAAGGCAAAGACCGCGCCCACCAGCAACGCGCGCCCCACAATGGGCAGATCCACACTCCGCCACACCTGCCACGGGGATGCCCCCAGAACCGAGGCCGCCTCTCTCAGGCTCCGGGGAATGCTTCGCAGGGCCGGAAGCAGACTTCTCACCACAAAGGGAAAGGCCACCAGGGTGTGGGCAATGGGGACCAGCAGGACTGAGGTGCGGAGGTTGAGCGGGGGCCGGTCCAGTGCGATGATAAAGCCGAATCCGAGGGTAACGGCGGATGTGGACAGGGGCAGCATGAAAATAGGGTCCAGCAGGGCCGTCAGCCGGTCTTTCCGCCCTGCCAGAAAGGTGGCCGCCAGTGTGCCGAGAATCAGGGCCATGATCAGGGTGGTTCCGGCGAATCCCAGCGAATGAAACACCGCATCTGCCGGCGGCACAAAGAAGAGCGACTGGGTGGTATCCTCAAAAAGCGCCCTGTAATAGATCAGGCCCGGACCTGTTTTCGTTGAAAAGGAGCGGATGACCAGGGCCATGAGGGGCAATCCCAGCAACATCACCATAAACAGGATATTCCCCCCGACCATCAGCCGCTCCCCCGGAGCCGATGCCCTCCGCCCGGTACGCTCCCGTGATTCCGGGGTCAGGGCCACGGCGCTTCTGCGCTGCAATGCCGTATAGGCCCACATCATCCCGAAGGTGAACAGGATCTGGAGCAGGGAGAGGGCGGCCGCCAGGGGCAGGTTGAAATAACTGACCGCCTGCCGGTAGATCTCCACCTCCAGGGTGGCAAAACGCGGTCCGCCCAGGATCAGGATAACGCCGAAGCTGCTGAAACAGAAAATAAAAATTAAAAGCCCGGCGGTGAAGAGGACCGGTCGCAGCAGCGGCAGGGTGATCTTGCGGAATGCTGTCCACGGGGATGCGCCGAGCATCCGGGCCGCGCCGGTGAGATCATCCCCCATACCGGCCCAGAAACCGCCCACCATGCGGAGGACGACGGTGTAATTGTAAAAGACATGGGCCAGCAGAATGGCCCACACGGTCCGGTCAGGGGCAATGGGCGGGGACGGGAGATCCAGCCATGCCATCAGCCATGAATTGAGAAGCCCGTGGGGGCCGGTCAGGGCCTCAAATGCGGCAGCCACCACCACCGTGGGCAAAACAAAGGGGACGGTGGTAAAGGCCTGCAACAGCCGCTTTCCCGGAAAATTGTACCGGGCGAACACATAGGCCCCGGGCAGGGCCGCAATGAGCGTCAGGACGGTGGAAAGGGCGGCCTGCCATGTGGTGAACCAGAGTACGCGCAGGTAGTGGCCGGTGCGGAACAGTTTTTCCAGCCCGCCCGCGTCCCACATCCCTTCAGGCATGAAGCTGAGCAGGAAAATGCGGAACAGGGGATAAAAATAAAATACCGCCAGAAAGAGCAACGGCGGCAGGACAATCCACATGCGGGAGAAACCGGGCGTTCCGAACACGCCCGGTTTCTTTGTCCGTGTCATCGTAAAACAGCTTCTGTCCAGGCTTCGATCCATTTTTCCCGGTTGGCGTCAATGGCCTCCGGCGCGACCGTGGCCGGCGCTTCCGCAATTTTCGCGTACTTCACAAAGACCTCCGGCAGTCTGGCCGAGGTATTGGCCGGAAAGACGAACATCTGAAGCGGAATGTCCTCCTGAAAGGGTGTGTCCAGGAAGAAATCCATCAGCTTTTCCGCCAGCTTGCGATGCGCTGTCCCTTTGAGAATCCCGGCAAATTCGATCTGGCGGAATGCCGACCGGTTTTCCGTGACGGCGGCGGTCGGCGCATCCGACGGCTTTTTCTCGGCATACCAGACCTCGGCCGGCGGGCTGCTGGCATAGCTGACCACCACCGGCCGGTCCCCCTCGGATGCCGCGCTGAAGTGGCCCCAGTAGGCCTTTTTCCAGCCGTCCGCCACCAGCACGTTATTGGCCCGCATCTTTTTCCAGAAGCCGAGATAGCCGTCTTCCCCGAAATGGCCGATGGTCGCCAACAGAAAGGCGAGGCCGGGCGAGGATGTGGCCGGATTTTCCACAACGGTCAGCCCCCGGTATTCGGGCCGGATCAGGTCGGCCAGCCCTGCGGGCGGCGCGATACCCTTTTCCGCAAACCACTTTTTGTCGTAATTGAGGCAGACATCCCCGAAATCCACGGGCAGGAGGCGGTTTTCCGGGTCGAGTCTCAGCGCCGGGTCGATCCGGGCCAGCATGGGGGAGTTGTACGGCTCAAAGATGTCCGCCCGGAGCGCCCGGCTCAGAAAGGTGTTGTCCACCCCGAAAAAGACATCTGCCAGTGGGTTGTTTTTGGACAGGATCGCCTGGTTCAGGGTTGCCCCGGCGACGCCGGCTTTGAGAAACCGGATCTTTGCGTTATTGGCCTTTTCAAAGGCTGCCACCGTCGCCTTTCCCGCGCTGAAGCTGTCATGGGTCATTACCGTGATTTCAACGGGTTCTCCGGCAAAAACTGCGGATGCGCCCCCCCAGAGGCAGAGCATCCCGGCTGCCCATATCAGCATAAATGTTTTTTTCATAAAATTTCCTTCCTGTTACAATGCTGTATATCGTTGCCCGGCGCTGAAGCCGGTTTCGGCGGGGCCACAGCCCCGCTCTGCCATCCCCTGTTTCCGGGTTCTGCCTCAGCCGGGGGGCGTTCCCAATAAAAAAGGCCACCCCGCCCGTGGAAGATGGCCCGTCCTGTTCAGGTATATTTCCTCCGCCGGCATGACCCGGATCAGGTTCGACGGTCGGATTCACATATCAGAATCCCTCTCAGCCCGGTCAGCCCGGACTCCCGTTTGTCAGTTTTCAGAAAATAGCGGTCCTGCCCCCGGATGTCAAGGCAGATCAGGCATCTAAGACGCCTTTGGCGCTGCTTTTTTCGTCCAGATGGCGGATGTCGTAGAATGCGTAAACCAGAACCCCCGATTCGCTCACCTCGATCTGGGCCACGCCCTGATGCACAAAGGCGTCGAGCGCGTTCTTTGCCGGGTCGGCGTCCAGACGGAGCGCCATCATCACCTCCACCACCGTCAGTTTCCCCCCCTTGTCCCGGGCCAGTCTGAGGATATCCGCGTTCAGGTTTTTGTCCCGGTCCCGCGCTGCCTTCCGGGCCAGATATTTCCGGGCCCCGAAGATCACCGCGACCACGGCGGCCAGCATCCCGGCCCCGGTCAGCGGTCTGTGGATGAGCCAGGCCACGCTCACCGTTGCCAGAGAGAGCGCTGCTGCCGCCATGCCCGTGAAGAGGTTGACGCCCCACCCGGAGATCAGCGCCCCGATTCTGCCGGACCCGGATGCGGTCAGGCTTGCGGCCATGAGACGAATCCCCAGCCCGGCAAAAATGAACCCGAAAAAGCGGATAAACCAGGTCAGTATGCTGTTGACCACGGTTTCATCGGCAAAGAGGCTTTCGGCGCTCAGGCTGCCGGGTTTGAGAATGGCGATGGCGTCCCCGGCGTCGGCTTGGTATGAGACAAGGCTGTCTCCCTGTTGCCGGGCGATCACGCTGACCACCTGGGGCGGCGCGCCGTAAAAGCGGATTCTCATGTCACCGATCTGCGGCGTCTGAGGATCGGGCTGTCCCCGGTGGGCGATGTACAGCCCGCCCTGATACAGCATGGCCTTTTGGCGGACGGCGTCGGGCAACCGGGAGAGGTGTGCGTCACCGAGCAGGATCTTTTCTTCCGCCGTCAGATTCTGGGTCAGTGTGTCCGCCAGCCGGAACGAACCGATGCGGACCCCGTCGGGCACAATGCGTTTGTTATCAATCAGAAACCGGGGGTTCTGATGGTCCGGGGAAAAATTGTCCGAGTCGATGGGCTTCTCTTTCCAGACCGTTTTGTATTCACGGTATTCATCCGTCGCCTTGCTTTTGTCAAGCCCCTTCCACTGATACATCTCCGCTTCCCGCCGGACGACAATCACATCCGAAAAGCGCAGTTTCAGCTCCGGGTCGGGCAGGGCCGCATCGGGCGCGACCGCCTGCCCGGTCAGGTGAACCAGTTTGCCCTCGTTGGCCGGGTCCGGCAGATCGGCGGAGATGGTGCGAACGGTATCCGCGCCTTCGCGCAGGCTTTTGGCGGTCCGCACGGCCCGCCCCTCATTCCAGAAGAGCAGCAGCATGGCCAGGCCGCAGATGAGCAGGCCGAATATGAATTTTCCCCGTTTTCGTTCTTTTTTATGGCGTTTGCTCAGCATCGTTCTCCTCTGTCTTAGTGCTTTGTCAACATTAAAATTGTGGGTTGGAAGCGCCGGTGCGGGGAGTGCATGAGCCTTGCTCATGCACTCCGTAATTTTCCGAACTCACAAAAACAAAATTGGCAAAGCATTAGAAGCTGTTTTAAAAATACCGGCGACTCAGAAACGGAGTGCGAAAATTAAGGCCGGAGGCCGGTTTTTCGCAGATGTTGCAAAAGATCGCCCCTTCGGGGCTTAACTTTTGCGCTCCGAAATATTTTCAACATCTGTCAGTATCTCGCCGGTGGCAGCCCTGAGATTCTCCCACGCCCGGCGCAGGGACACCAGCGCCAGAACCAGACGGCTGCGGGTCTGGGTCAGATCCCGCTGGGCCTCGTTGAGCCGGACCAGCGAGGCCTGCCCGGCCTGATATTCCTTTTCCACCAGATCGCGGTTCTGCCGGACCAGCTTAACGCTGGCCCGCTGAAGCACCAGCTGGTCACGGGCCAGTTTCAGCACCTCTGCCGCGTCGCGCACCTGGGCGGTCACGGCAATCCGGGTGTCCTTCAGGGTGTTCTGCGTTTCGGACTTCCGGGCCAGCGCCTCCCGGACTCTGGCGCGGGTGTAGCCGCCCTCAAACAGATTGAAATCAAAGGTCATGGTGAGCGCCCCGCCGATGTCATCCCCGTCAAAGCCCATATTGTCCGTGCGCTCGCCATCGACCGAACCGGCCAGGCGGACGGTGGGATAAAAACCGGATCGCGCCTCCCCCACATCCGAGGCTGCCCTTCTGAGCGCATATTCGTCCTGCCGCACATCGGGCCGGTGGGTCCGGGCATACCGGATCAGGTTTTCGGTGTCGGGCAGGGTCATTTCTTCCGGCGTCTCGTCACTGAGTTCTGCCAGGGTGATGTGTCCGGGAAACCGGGAATCGGGAATGCCCAGCAGGCCTGCCAGCCCGATCATGGCGGCCTCATATTCCTGCTGCGCCAGAAGCAGCCGGGTCCGGGCCGAATTGACCTGTACTTTGAAATTGAGAACATCGCTGAGAGAACCGGTGCCCGCAGCCTCCCGCGCTTTCGCCTCATGGGCCTGCCGCATATTGAACGTTTCATCAGCTTTGGCAATGGCGATATCCTCCCGCGCCAACTGACCGTTGTAATACCCGGCAGCCACTGCCGCCAGCAGCAGGCGGCGGGCATCCGTGTCCGCCTCCCGGCTCTCCTGCTCGCCGTATCGGGCCGATAGATTCCTGAATTTGCGCGCAAATCCGTCAAACAGGGTCCAGGTGGCCTTGAGGTCGGCGGTAAAGGTGTCTTCCGGGTCATCCGGGTCGCCCAGGGCGGCCAGTTGGGTATCCGAGCGCCAGATCCGGGCGCCGGACGCGCCGGCGTCAATCTTGGGGAAATAGGCGGACCGGGCCTGCATGACGCGCTCG
This window encodes:
- a CDS encoding ABC transporter permease: MTRTKKPGVFGTPGFSRMWIVLPPLLFLAVFYFYPLFRIFLLSFMPEGMWDAGGLEKLFRTGHYLRVLWFTTWQAALSTVLTLIAALPGAYVFARYNFPGKRLLQAFTTVPFVLPTVVVAAAFEALTGPHGLLNSWLMAWLDLPSPPIAPDRTVWAILLAHVFYNYTVVLRMVGGFWAGMGDDLTGAARMLGASPWTAFRKITLPLLRPVLFTAGLLIFIFCFSSFGVILILGGPRFATLEVEIYRQAVSYFNLPLAAALSLLQILFTFGMMWAYTALQRRSAVALTPESRERTGRRASAPGERLMVGGNILFMVMLLGLPLMALVIRSFSTKTGPGLIYYRALFEDTTQSLFFVPPADAVFHSLGFAGTTLIMALILGTLAATFLAGRKDRLTALLDPIFMLPLSTSAVTLGFGFIIALDRPPLNLRTSVLLVPIAHTLVAFPFVVRSLLPALRSIPRSLREAASVLGASPWQVWRSVDLPIVGRALLVGAVFAFTVSLGEFGATVFVARPQTPTMPLAIYRFLGQPGAMNYGQAMAMSSLLMLVTATGFLLLEKARIGQAGEF
- a CDS encoding ABC transporter ATP-binding protein; this translates as MALLEISDIFKAFDGQAALRAVSLTLEQGHILCLLGPSGCGKTTLLRIIAGLERPDRGRVVFDGADMTAVPPHCRNFGMMFQEYALFPHKNVAGNVAFGLEMQNKTPPEIAARVREMLELVGLSGFEHRDIGQLSGGERQRVALARSLAPQPRLLMLDEPMGALDRALREWLMPELRRILKNVGVTAIFVTHDHAEAFAVADRIAVFDRGRIQQIARPETLYSQPATPAVARFLGFHNLLEGRAVSAERVETPVGYFNADGKKFRIGENVTVLLRPEGVRPVSLADAPACEDKMKICGIVREAIFQGPFYRLSLYTETGHELVFHLPCGMPLPSPGDRIVLEPDPSAVVFL
- a CDS encoding thiamine ABC transporter substrate-binding protein — its product is MKKTFMLIWAAGMLCLWGGASAVFAGEPVEITVMTHDSFSAGKATVAAFEKANNAKIRFLKAGVAGATLNQAILSKNNPLADVFFGVDNTFLSRALRADIFEPYNSPMLARIDPALRLDPENRLLPVDFGDVCLNYDKKWFAEKGIAPPAGLADLIRPEYRGLTVVENPATSSPGLAFLLATIGHFGEDGYLGFWKKMRANNVLVADGWKKAYWGHFSAASEGDRPVVVSYASSPPAEVWYAEKKPSDAPTAAVTENRSAFRQIEFAGILKGTAHRKLAEKLMDFFLDTPFQEDIPLQMFVFPANTSARLPEVFVKYAKIAEAPATVAPEAIDANREKWIEAWTEAVLR
- a CDS encoding TMEM43 family protein, encoding MLSKRHKKERKRGKFIFGLLICGLAMLLLFWNEGRAVRTAKSLREGADTVRTISADLPDPANEGKLVHLTGQAVAPDAALPDPELKLRFSDVIVVRREAEMYQWKGLDKSKATDEYREYKTVWKEKPIDSDNFSPDHQNPRFLIDNKRIVPDGVRIGSFRLADTLTQNLTAEEKILLGDAHLSRLPDAVRQKAMLYQGGLYIAHRGQPDPQTPQIGDMRIRFYGAPPQVVSVIARQQGDSLVSYQADAGDAIAILKPGSLSAESLFADETVVNSILTWFIRFFGFIFAGLGIRLMAASLTASGSGRIGALISGWGVNLFTGMAAAALSLATVSVAWLIHRPLTGAGMLAAVVAVIFGARKYLARKAARDRDKNLNADILRLARDKGGKLTVVEVMMALRLDADPAKNALDAFVHQGVAQIEVSESGVLVYAFYDIRHLDEKSSAKGVLDA
- a CDS encoding S8 family serine peptidase, translated to MASEQGLIIVAAVGNHSNWINDGGAGDGGAGEGGADDDATGDLDAYPVMYPAAYPEVIAVGAHDSLGYFADFSNDRPEPDVTAPGVNVFSTTLDGGYGAWNGTSMAPPMSLPELQ
- a CDS encoding TolC family protein, which gives rise to MTTTIQYILLIFLLSLAAPATPAAETPREGAGKIIRLNEIEVLDPEAAQTDAEESLSGILNEIKILDLKTARQIALSANPSLAAARDRVVQASERVMQARSAYFPKIDAGASGARIWRSDTQLAALGDPDDPEDTFTADLKATWTLFDGFARKFRNLSARYGEQESREADTDARRLLLAAVAAGYYNGQLAREDIAIAKADETFNMRQAHEAKAREAAGTGSLSDVLNFKVQVNSARTRLLLAQQEYEAAMIGLAGLLGIPDSRFPGHITLAELSDETPEEMTLPDTENLIRYARTHRPDVRQDEYALRRAASDVGEARSGFYPTVRLAGSVDGERTDNMGFDGDDIGGALTMTFDFNLFEGGYTRARVREALARKSETQNTLKDTRIAVTAQVRDAAEVLKLARDQLVLQRASVKLVRQNRDLVEKEYQAGQASLVRLNEAQRDLTQTRSRLVLALVSLRRAWENLRAATGEILTDVENISERKS